A segment of the Kineosporia corallincola genome:
CAGGTCGTCCAGGTCCAGCTCCTGGAGGTTCGCGGCCCGGCGCTCGTCCACCCGGGCCAGCAGCAGCAGGCCGCTGACCAGCTCCTCCAGCCGCGCCGCCTCGGCGTCCACCACCTCGGCCAGCGCGGGCAGGGTGGTGGCCTCCGGGTGCAGCACGGCCACCTGGGCGTGCTGGCGGATGGCCGCGACCGGCGAGCGCAGCTCGTGCGAGGCGTCGGAGACGAAACGCTGCTGCGCGCGCCGGGTCTTCTCCAGGCGTTCCAGCATCACGTTCATCGTGGCGGCCAGCCGGGCCACCTCGTCGCGCCCGGGCGGTGCGTCCACCCGCCACGACGTCTCGTCGCCGATCTTCTCCACGTCGGAGCGGATCCGCTCGACCGGCCGCAGCGACCGGGCCACCGCGGTCCAGGTGAGGGCCGCCACGAACAGGCTGATCAGCGGGACGCCGGCCCCGAACAGCAGTGCCGCGGAACGGGTCGCGTCGTCGGCGCCCTCCAGGGAGCGTCCCACCACCACGTGCTCGACCCCACCCTCGTGCAGCACGATCCGGCGCGAGCGCACCACCCAGCGCTCGCCGAGCACCCGCACGATGCGCGGGTCCTTGCTGACCGGCAGCGCGGGGGTGTCGATGAAGTCGTCGTCGGCCACGGCCACCACGGTGCCGCGGCGTTGCAGCTGGATGATCACCTCGTCGGCCTCGAACGGCGGCAGGGCGCCGTCCTGCTGGGTCTCGCCGGCGATCTGGTCGGCCTGCTGCTTCGCCGTGGTGGCCTGGGCCATCACCACCATGCGCTGGAGCATGAACACGAAACCGACCGCGCCGCAGCCCAGGACGAGCAGCACGATGGCGGTGGTGGCCGAGGTGATCCGGACCCGCAGCGACCAGCGCCCGCGCACGTCCCTAAACATCGGCCACCAGCCGGTACCCGGCGCCGCGCACGGTGACGATGGTCTCCACGCCGAACGGCCGGTCGATCTTGGCCCGCAGGTGGGCGATGTACACCTCGACGATGTTCGGGTCGCCCTCGAAGTCGTCGTCCCAGACCCCGCCCAGGATGTCGGCCTTCGAGCGCACCGAGCGGGCGTTGCGGGCCAGGAACGCCAGCACCGCGAACTCCCGGCTGGTCAGCGAGATCGGGGTGCCGCCGCGCCGGACCTCGCGGGAGGCCGGGTCGAGCACCAGGGTGCCGACCGACAGCACGGTGGGACGTTCCGGGCGGCCGCGGCGCACCAGCGCGCGCAGCCGGGCCAGCAGCACCGGGAACTCCACCGGCTTGACCACGTAGTCGTCGGCGCCGGTGTCGAGCCCCTCCACCTGGTCGCCGGCGCTGTCGCGGGCGGTCAGCATGAGGATGGGCGTCCAGTTCTCCTCGTCGCGCAGGGCCCGGCACACCGCGTACCCGTTGAGGCCGGGCATCATCACGTCGAGAACGATGGCGTCGTAACGGACTTCGCGGGCACGCCAGAGCCCGTCGATGCCGTTCTCGGCGACGTCCACCGAAAACCCCTCGGCGACGAGCCCCCGGCGAATGCCCTCGGCGAACCGCGCCTCGTCGTCCACCACCAAGACCCGCACGCCGAGCAGTCTGCCGGAAACGCCTTGACCCAGGCTGAACCCCCGCCCGTGGGTGAAGGGCAGGCACAGGGAAATCACAGGGGGCCCCGGTGCAGGTCACGGGCGAAACATAGGTTAGCCTCACCTTCGTGAGTGCGACCTTATCCGCCCCGGCCCTGACCGGGGCCGACCTGACCCTGGGCTACGGCGGCCGCACCGTCGTCGACGGTGCCCGCATCGACCTGCGGGCCGGGCGGGTGACCGCGCTCATCGGGCCCAACGGGTCCGGCAAGTCCACGCTGCTGCGTTCCCTGGCGCGGCTGCACACGCCGCGGTCCGGAGACCTCACGCTCGAGAACGGCCTGGACGCGCTGACCCTCCACCCGAAGGAATTCGCCCGGAAGGTCACGCTCCTCACCCAGTCCCGCCCCACCCCCGGCGGGGTGCGGGTGCGGGACGTCGTGGCCTACGGCCGCCACCCCTACCGGGGCCGGTTCGGCACGGGGGACGACGAGGGGCAGGCCGTGATCGAGCGGGCGTTACGCCTGACCGGGGTCGCCGGCATGGCCGAGCGGCCGGTCGACGAGCTGTCCGGCGGGGAGCTCCAGCGCGTCTGGCTGGCCACCTGCCTGGCGCAGGACACCGGGGTGGTGCTGCTCGACGAGCCGACCACCTTCCTCGACCTGCGCTACCAGATCGAGACCCTCGACATCATCCGGGATCTCGCCGACGAGCACGGTGTGGCCCTGGGGGTCGTGCTGCACGACCTGAACCAGGCCGCGGCCGTGGCCGACCACATCGTGCTGCTGCACTCCGGGGTGGTCCGGGCCGACGGCACGCCCGCCGAGGTGCTCACCGGCGACCTGCTCAGTGAGGTCTACGGCCTGCGCATCGACGTGGAGGCCGGCGACAACGGCCTGGTCCGCACCCACCCGGTGGGCCGGCACACGCACCGGCACGCCTGAACCACCCGAAACACCTTCCACCCGTTCACATCTCCCGAGGGACCTCCATGTTCACCGCCCTTCGCCGTGCGCGCACCACCCAGGTGGCCGCGCTCACCACCGCGGCTCTCGCTCTCGCCCTGTCCGCCTGCGGGACCACCGAGTCCTCGGCCGGCTCCTCGGACACCGCGAGCGCCTCGACGACCGCGTCCGGCCCGGTGGAGGTCACCGACGCGCGGGACAAGGCGGTCAAGCTCGACGCCCCCGCCACCAAGGTGGTCTCGCTGGAGTGGGGCCTGACCGAGAACCTGCTCTCGCTCGGCGTCACCCCGGTCGGCGCCGCCGACGTCGACGGCTACAACGACTACGACACCGTGGTGCCGCTGGACGCGGACACCGCCGACGTCGGTGAGCGGGGCACCCCGAACACCGACGCCATCTCCGCCCTGGAGCCCGACCTGATCGTCTCGGTCACCGGCCTGACCGACAAGGTGTACAGCCAGCTCGAGGAGATCGCCCCGGTCGTCGTGCTGGCCGGCTCGGACGGCAAGGACCCGATCGGCTACATGGAGAAGACGGTCAACACGCTGGCCGAGGTCACCGGCACGCAGGCCACCGCCACCACGCTGCTGTCCGAGTTCGACGCCAAGGTGGCGGAGGGCAAGGCCGCCCTGGAGGCCGCGGGCAAGGCCGGCGCGCCGTTCACCATGTCCGACGGCTGGGTGCAGTCCGGCACCGTGACCATCCGCATGTACACGCCGACCTCGTTCTTCGGCGCCGTGGCAGCGGAGCTCGGCCTGGACAACCAGTACACCGAGGGCGGCGACGAGGAGTACGGCCTGGCCACCATCGACGTCGAGGGCCTGACCAAGGTCACGGACGCCGACAGCACCTTCCTCTACGTCGAGGGCGCCGCCCCGGCGGACAGCTTCGTCGCCTCGCTGAAGGACAACGCGATCTGGAAGAAGCTGGGCTTCGTCAAGAACGACAACGTCAAGCCGATCGCCAACGGCATCTGGATGTTCGGTGGCCCGAAGGCCGCCGAGGCC
Coding sequences within it:
- a CDS encoding response regulator transcription factor, with translation MRVLVVDDEARFAEGIRRGLVAEGFSVDVAENGIDGLWRAREVRYDAIVLDVMMPGLNGYAVCRALRDEENWTPILMLTARDSAGDQVEGLDTGADDYVVKPVEFPVLLARLRALVRRGRPERPTVLSVGTLVLDPASREVRRGGTPISLTSREFAVLAFLARNARSVRSKADILGGVWDDDFEGDPNIVEVYIAHLRAKIDRPFGVETIVTVRGAGYRLVADV
- a CDS encoding sensor histidine kinase, with product MFRDVRGRWSLRVRITSATTAIVLLVLGCGAVGFVFMLQRMVVMAQATTAKQQADQIAGETQQDGALPPFEADEVIIQLQRRGTVVAVADDDFIDTPALPVSKDPRIVRVLGERWVVRSRRIVLHEGGVEHVVVGRSLEGADDATRSAALLFGAGVPLISLFVAALTWTAVARSLRPVERIRSDVEKIGDETSWRVDAPPGRDEVARLAATMNVMLERLEKTRRAQQRFVSDASHELRSPVAAIRQHAQVAVLHPEATTLPALAEVVDAEAARLEELVSGLLLLARVDERRAANLQELDLDDLVLAEGKRLRALGVHVDATGVGPARVLADVALMTRAVRNAADNARRHARGTVAFELTDDGTTAVLRVDDDGPGVPAEDRERVFHRFERRDDARDRDSGGAGLGLAIIAEAARQTGGSARLDTSPLGGARLEMRLPSGAARPA
- a CDS encoding ABC transporter substrate-binding protein, producing MFTALRRARTTQVAALTTAALALALSACGTTESSAGSSDTASASTTASGPVEVTDARDKAVKLDAPATKVVSLEWGLTENLLSLGVTPVGAADVDGYNDYDTVVPLDADTADVGERGTPNTDAISALEPDLIVSVTGLTDKVYSQLEEIAPVVVLAGSDGKDPIGYMEKTVNTLAEVTGTQATATTLLSEFDAKVAEGKAALEAAGKAGAPFTMSDGWVQSGTVTIRMYTPTSFFGAVAAELGLDNQYTEGGDEEYGLATIDVEGLTKVTDADSTFLYVEGAAPADSFVASLKDNAIWKKLGFVKNDNVKPIANGIWMFGGPKAAEAYIDTVVENITGSSAS
- a CDS encoding ABC transporter ATP-binding protein, yielding MSATLSAPALTGADLTLGYGGRTVVDGARIDLRAGRVTALIGPNGSGKSTLLRSLARLHTPRSGDLTLENGLDALTLHPKEFARKVTLLTQSRPTPGGVRVRDVVAYGRHPYRGRFGTGDDEGQAVIERALRLTGVAGMAERPVDELSGGELQRVWLATCLAQDTGVVLLDEPTTFLDLRYQIETLDIIRDLADEHGVALGVVLHDLNQAAAVADHIVLLHSGVVRADGTPAEVLTGDLLSEVYGLRIDVEAGDNGLVRTHPVGRHTHRHA